The Carassius gibelio isolate Cgi1373 ecotype wild population from Czech Republic chromosome B14, carGib1.2-hapl.c, whole genome shotgun sequence genome has a segment encoding these proteins:
- the LOC127971612 gene encoding homeobox protein CDX-1-like, whose amino-acid sequence MSVSFLLDAAMYGNPARHLNLGQPHLNVYPPAPYADYSGYPAAPALGGDLYHTGGAWSPGFGPGSRDDWPQLYGHGTGHPLPVNSAEVSGTLPVEQEVLSGAASAPVEREEPPDWMRRAAPPANPGGKTRTKDKYRVVYSDVQRLELEKEFHFSRYITIRRKAELAVALSLSERQVKIWFQNRRAKERKMNKKRLQQTQQSSTSTAVSASGHAHTAMVSSTNNGLMTDNISTSIKEEY is encoded by the exons ATGTCCGTGAGCTTCCTGCTGGACGCGGCCATGTACGGCAACCCCGCGAGACACCTGAATCTTGGCCAGCCGCACCTGAACGTGTACCCGCCTGCGCCGTACGCGGACTACAGCGGGTACCCCGCGGCTCCGGCGCTTGGAGGTGACCTGTACCACACCGGCGGCGCATGGAGTCCCGGCTTTGGCCCCGGCTCGCGCGACGACTGGCCGCAGCTCTACGGCCACGGGACGGGTCACCCGCTCCCGGTGAACAGCGCGGAGGTCAGCGGCACTCTGCCGGTGGAGCAGGAGGTGCTGAGCGGCGCTGCGAGCGCGCCGGTGGAGAGAGAGGAGCCGCCGGACTGGATGAGACGCGCCGCGCCTCCCGCGAACCCGG GAGGAAAGACCCGGACGAAGGACAAATACAGAGTGGTGTACAGTGATGTCCAGCGCTTGGAGCTAGAGAAGGAATTTCATTTCAGCCGCTACATCACCATCAGACGGAAGGCGGAGCTTGCGGTGGCCCTGAGCCTATCAGAACGCCAG GTGAAGATCTGGTTTCAAAACAGAAGAGCCAAAGAAAGGAAAATGAACAAGAAGCGACTCCAGCAGACTCAGCAGAGCTCCACATCCACAGCGGTCAGCGCATCTGGCCACGCACACACTGCCATGGTCAGCAGCACCAATAACGGCTTGATGACAGACAATATATCCACCAGCATCAAAGAGGAATACTGA